Proteins from a single region of Macaca thibetana thibetana isolate TM-01 chromosome 4, ASM2454274v1, whole genome shotgun sequence:
- the LOC126951998 gene encoding uncharacterized protein LOC126951998 → MHKLDMSLAEKAPRFQCVRCSPLRSCSGRPCIHSKGASLCSALLCSRVRNPERVSSERRPLSAWESIARALPRARLRISAGEVGGNADVRLEAVEPSRNHAATSKAELACC, encoded by the exons ATGCACAAACTCGACATGTCTTTGGCAGAGAAGGCTCCGAGATTTCAGTGTGTTCGTTGCTCTCCACTAAGGAGCTGCTCAGGCCGCCCTTGCATCCACAGCAAAGGGGCTtccctctgctctgctctgctctgctctcgGGTTCGGAATCCGGAGCGAGTTTCCAGTGAGCGGCGCCCGCTGAGCGCGTGGGAAAGCATCGCGCGTGCCCTTCCCCGCGCGCGTCTGCGGATCAGCGCAGGCGAGGTGGGTGG CAATGCAGATGTGAGGCTGGAGGCAGTAGAGCCATCTCGCAATCATGCAGCAACAAGCAAGGCGGAGCTGGCATGTTGTTGA